One Littorina saxatilis isolate snail1 linkage group LG12, US_GU_Lsax_2.0, whole genome shotgun sequence genomic region harbors:
- the LOC138981317 gene encoding uncharacterized protein, translated as MLLPVSDKACAQRMMKQDFTGLMLSVSDKACAQIMMKQDFTAMLLSVSDEPSAQTMMKQDYVVTRARVQLTNTVLPLALLALLLVASGRSQAYVEVVSPASNEYQAVTPPAHVNVSALSRLCFSVTICDNAHVLLASSATPCATGDPQYEIVIGGWSNTRSAIRAACQDDDVLVKVDPGPLSCDEFRSFYVSWGEGVVRVVGVEEEEGGSVTQHVTMEHYGTIVVPVNFVFVAGWEKAGLWRVDFTCQVLGDALTTASSNGTTTASPTGDTIETSEASTSSTDFTPQTTESTSETTESTSKTTDSTPQTTESTLHTTKSTSPTTQSTSNTVQSTNLTTEMTGSASYSTTEKSTGSTSNPFPCHCLCASNATLAPDGEGDRAGLSRLLIAPNSTSMARRRRTSAVDGRVSSTSIGVTGVICVVVPFVLLIFSDITDVVRWVNSKHRRHN; from the exons ATGCTGCTCCCTGTTTCAGACAAGGCTTGCGCACAGAGAATGATGAAACAAGATTTTACAGGACTGAtgctttctgtttcagataaGGCTTGCGCACAGATAATGATGAAACAAGATTTTACAGCAATGCTGCTTTCTGTTTCAGACGAGCCAAGCGCACAGACAATGATGAAACAAGATTATGTCGTGACTCGTGCACGTGTGCAGCTGACAAACACAGTTCTCCCCCTTGCTCTTCTTGCTCTTCTTCTGGTGGCTTCGG GACGAAGCCAGGCCTATGTGGAGGTGGTCAGCCCAGCAAGCAATGAGTACCAGGCCGTGACCCCACCAGCCCACGTCAACGTCTCCGCCCTCTCCCGCCTCTGCTTCTCCGTCACCATCTGTGACAACGCGCACGTGCTTCTCGCCAGCAGCGCCACCCCCTGTGCCACCGGGGACCCACAGTATGAGATCGTCATCGGGGGGTGGAGCAACACCAGGTCGGCGATTCGCGCCGCGTGTCAGGACGACGACGTGCTGGTCAAGGTGGATCCCGGGCCACTCAGCTGTGACGAGTTTCGCTCCTTCTACGTCagctggggggagggggtggtgcgagtggtgggggtggaggaggaAGAGGGTGGATCTGTGACGCAGCACGTAACGATGGAGCATTATGGCACCATCGTCGTCCCCGTCAACTTCGTCTTTGTCGCGGGCTGGGAGAAGGCGGGACTGTGGCGCGTGG ATTTCACTTGCCAAGTTCTTGGTGACGCCTTGACTACTGCATCAAGCAACGGCACAACAACGGCTTCGCCGACCGGAGACACCATTGAAACGTCAGAGGCTTCCACATCAAGCACAGATTTTACCCCACAGACAACAGAATCAACGTCAGAGACAACAGAGTCAACGTCAAAAACAACTGATTCAACGCCACAAACAACTGAATCTACATTACATACGACAAAATCCACGTCACCAACAACCCAAtcaacatcaaacacagtacaATCTACCAATCTTACAACAGAAATGACCGGATCGGCTTCATATTCCACAACAGAAAAATCCACTGGATCTACCTCCAACCCATTCCCATGTCACTGTTTATGTGCAAGCAACGCTACACTAGCCCCAGATGGCGAGGGAGACAGAGCAGGATTGAGCAGATTGCTGATCGCTCCAAACAGCACCTCCATGGCCAGGCGACGTCGCACCAGCGCTGTGGACGGACGTGTGTCTAGCACCAGTATTGGTGTCACGGGTGTCATTTGTGTGGTGGTGCCTTTTGTGCTGCTCATCTTTTCGGATATTACTGATGTTGTACGCTGGGTGAATTCTAAACACAGACGTCACAACTAG